In the Patescibacteria group bacterium genome, one interval contains:
- a CDS encoding M23 family metallopeptidase, with product MCYNASMFKKFKIILYIFLFLGVSGVYWQSKKENNTIDNSLIKESNAQADIQAPEDKKDRVERIEIVDGATYGALMASSGVDNVTAMAIYDSAFKSYDLAKVRLGKFIELTFDKDTNELRELYYKIDTEDQLHIWRTITPGVASSSPEMSAWQSKKEAIPYEIKIITSKGVVKSSMYQAALDNNIDERAIMALADVFQWTIDFAMDPRVDDIFSFVWEQRFLNGEYVMPGRVLAGKYVNSGKEYAMYYSGENNGYFDQDGNSVQRMFLRAPVEFRYISSGFTTGRRYVEAFNVSTGHRAIDYAASMGTPIRAVGNGTVTKAGWGGPYGNLTSIRHNGTYSTNYGHQSRIIVKVGQRVKQGEIIGYVGSTGFSTGPHLHYEMVKNGVKINPYNETMPQEQVTKVSNKDSFMQEVEKLKELIK from the coding sequence ATGTGCTATAATGCTTCTATGTTTAAAAAATTCAAAATCATCTTATATATATTCCTATTTTTGGGTGTCAGCGGTGTTTATTGGCAATCTAAAAAAGAAAACAATACTATAGATAATAGTCTTATCAAAGAGAGCAATGCGCAGGCTGATATTCAGGCCCCGGAAGACAAAAAAGACCGTGTGGAAAGAATTGAAATCGTGGATGGTGCAACTTACGGCGCCTTGATGGCTAGCTCAGGCGTGGACAATGTTACGGCAATGGCAATCTATGATAGTGCTTTTAAATCTTACGATTTGGCTAAGGTGCGTTTGGGTAAATTTATCGAGTTGACGTTTGATAAAGACACTAATGAATTGCGTGAGCTTTATTACAAGATCGACACCGAGGATCAATTACATATTTGGCGCACGATTACGCCGGGCGTCGCCTCGAGTAGTCCGGAGATGTCTGCATGGCAATCAAAGAAAGAGGCAATCCCTTATGAAATAAAAATTATCACCTCCAAGGGTGTAGTGAAGTCATCAATGTATCAAGCCGCTTTGGATAATAATATTGACGAGCGGGCGATTATGGCCTTGGCTGATGTATTTCAATGGACAATAGATTTTGCCATGGATCCACGTGTAGATGATATTTTTTCCTTCGTCTGGGAACAGCGCTTTTTGAATGGCGAATACGTTATGCCGGGTCGGGTTTTGGCTGGTAAATATGTTAATAGCGGTAAAGAATATGCCATGTATTATTCCGGGGAGAATAATGGATATTTTGATCAGGACGGTAATTCGGTACAAAGAATGTTCTTGCGTGCGCCAGTTGAGTTTAGGTATATTTCATCTGGGTTTACGACGGGTAGGCGCTATGTTGAGGCTTTTAATGTATCGACAGGTCACAGGGCAATCGATTACGCGGCAAGTATGGGCACACCAATTCGAGCTGTTGGTAATGGCACAGTGACTAAGGCCGGCTGGGGCGGACCTTATGGTAATTTAACCAGTATCAGACATAATGGAACTTATTCAACGAACTATGGACATCAATCAAGGATAATTGTTAAGGTTGGCCAAAGGGTAAAGCAAGGTGAAATTATTGGCTATGTTGGTTCAACTGGTTTTTCAACTGGACCGCATTTACATTATGAAATGGTCAAAAATGGCGTTAAAATAAATCCATATAACGAGACAATGCCACAAGAACAAGTGACAAAAGTTAGCAATAAGGATAGTTTTATGCAAGAGGTGGAAAAACTTAAGGAATTAATTAAATAA
- a CDS encoding thioredoxin domain-containing protein encodes MKKIIILSLLAVFVTTGCKIENKSAATVSVDDAKKLTADFINNNLMQPGNTVNIKEVTEEGGLYKVVVSMPNGQEINSYLSKDGKKFFPQVMDIEETKKEAEAKNGGDAAAAPEKTSVTTKKAKASVELFVMSHCPFGTQIEKGMLPVLDALGDKVDFTLKFCDYAMHGEKELNEQMTQYCVQKEDSKKLLPYLKCFLGGKAGEAAESDACIKSTGIDAGKIKSCVAATDTKYKVSANFKDKSTYKGSFATFDVYKEDNAKYGVGGSPTLVINGEKISSGRDSKTLMDTICSGFENAPDACKEEMSAASPSAGFGFNESGGDAAAAASCGN; translated from the coding sequence ATGAAGAAAATCATTATTTTGAGCCTTTTGGCTGTGTTTGTAACTACTGGTTGCAAAATTGAAAACAAAAGTGCAGCAACTGTTAGCGTTGATGACGCTAAGAAATTAACTGCTGATTTTATCAACAATAATTTGATGCAACCAGGTAACACTGTTAACATCAAAGAAGTAACTGAAGAAGGTGGTCTGTATAAGGTGGTAGTAAGCATGCCAAATGGTCAGGAGATTAATTCTTATTTATCAAAAGATGGTAAGAAGTTTTTCCCACAAGTAATGGATATTGAAGAAACCAAAAAAGAAGCTGAGGCTAAAAATGGCGGTGATGCAGCGGCAGCACCAGAAAAAACTTCTGTGACAACAAAAAAAGCAAAAGCAAGTGTTGAGCTTTTTGTAATGAGTCATTGTCCATTTGGCACTCAAATCGAAAAGGGCATGTTGCCAGTTCTTGATGCCTTGGGCGATAAAGTTGATTTCACTTTGAAATTCTGTGATTACGCAATGCATGGTGAAAAGGAATTAAACGAACAAATGACACAATATTGCGTGCAAAAAGAAGACTCTAAAAAATTGTTACCTTATTTGAAATGTTTCTTGGGTGGTAAGGCTGGTGAAGCAGCTGAAAGTGATGCTTGTATCAAATCAACCGGTATTGATGCTGGCAAGATTAAATCTTGCGTTGCAGCTACTGACACCAAATATAAAGTAAGTGCAAATTTCAAGGACAAGTCTACGTATAAAGGTAGTTTTGCTACTTTTGATGTCTACAAGGAAGATAACGCAAAATACGGCGTTGGCGGATCCCCAACTTTGGTAATCAATGGCGAGAAGATTTCTTCCGGCCGTGATTCTAAGACTTTGATGGATACTATCTGTTCTGGTTTTGAAAATGCTCCCGATGCTTGTAAAGAAGAAATGTCAGCTGCATCTCCATCAGCTGGATTCGGTTTTAACGAATCAGGCGGAGACGCTGCCGCAGCGGCTTCTTGTGGAAACTAA
- the gyrA gene encoding DNA gyrase subunit A, whose protein sequence is MTAYGIVQPLSISHEMEKSYLDYAMSVIVQRALPDVRDGLKPVHRRILYAMWSVGLRAGGKYRKSATVVGEVLGKYHPHGDTSVYDAMVRLAQTFSLRYPLVKGQGNFGSMDGDSAAAMRYTEAKMSHISEELLLDIEKNTVNFMPNFDGSHKEPRVMPAKLPNLLLNGTMGIAVGMATNIPPHNLSELINAVNHLIDNPEATVEDLMVFVKGPDFPTGGIIYDKNAIKQAYATGRGGIVCRGKADIVEDKSGKFSIVITEIPYQVNKATLVEKIASLVTEKKIEGIRDLRDESDKEGVRVVVELKKDSYPKKVLNALYKMTQLQETFHVNMLALVDGIQPKVLTLKMVLEEYIKHREEVIRRRTQYDLDKAKERAHILEGLKIALDNIDAVIKIIRGSKDKEVAKQSLMAKFKLSERQTIAILEMRLQNLANLERLKIDEELKEKLKIIKDLEAILKSKLKIRDIIKEEINKINDKYGDDRRTQVVSHAIGEFSMEDLVPNEEAMVMMTRDGYIKRMDPDTFKVQGRGGKGVVGLTTKEEDMVEFMFTTMTHDDLLMFTSKGRVFQLKAYEIPVASRIAKGQAIVNFLQLSGGEKVTSTLPLDKIKKSKYLFFATEKGLVKKVTLDSFNNVRRSGLIAIKIKEDDKLIWTKPTGGKDDIQLITAGGQAIRFKEADVRDMGRGAAGVFGIRLKDKDIVVGMGVINKEKEKQSDIQILSIMANGYGKRTPLADYKVQGRGGSGIKTSKVTTKTGELVNAFVVNTELMKDKDVVIISEKGQVIRLPFKSVNQSGRDTQGVRLMRFKSEGDKVACVTWA, encoded by the coding sequence ATGACCGCTTACGGCATCGTGCAACCCTTGTCAATCAGTCATGAAATGGAAAAATCCTATCTTGACTACGCGATGAGTGTTATTGTACAACGGGCTTTGCCGGATGTGCGTGACGGTTTGAAACCGGTGCATCGTCGTATCTTATACGCGATGTGGAGCGTTGGTCTTCGGGCTGGCGGTAAGTATCGTAAATCAGCGACCGTAGTCGGTGAAGTTTTGGGTAAGTATCATCCGCATGGCGATACTTCTGTTTATGATGCGATGGTTCGTTTGGCGCAAACATTTTCTCTTCGTTACCCATTGGTAAAAGGTCAAGGTAACTTTGGTTCGATGGACGGCGACTCTGCGGCGGCGATGAGATATACCGAAGCCAAGATGTCACACATTTCTGAAGAATTACTTTTGGATATTGAAAAAAATACGGTGAACTTTATGCCGAACTTTGACGGTTCCCACAAAGAGCCACGCGTGATGCCGGCGAAATTACCAAACTTGCTTTTGAACGGTACGATGGGCATTGCCGTTGGTATGGCGACAAACATTCCACCACATAATTTGAGTGAATTGATTAATGCCGTTAATCATTTAATTGACAATCCTGAGGCGACTGTTGAAGACCTAATGGTTTTTGTGAAAGGTCCTGATTTCCCAACCGGTGGTATTATTTATGACAAGAATGCAATCAAGCAAGCCTATGCGACTGGTCGTGGCGGTATTGTTTGTCGTGGTAAGGCAGATATCGTTGAGGACAAGTCTGGCAAATTTAGTATTGTAATTACGGAGATCCCATATCAAGTAAATAAAGCGACCTTAGTTGAAAAGATCGCCAGCTTGGTAACGGAGAAAAAGATTGAAGGTATTCGTGATTTACGTGATGAGTCTGACAAAGAAGGTGTGCGTGTAGTGGTAGAATTGAAAAAAGATTCTTACCCAAAGAAAGTTTTGAATGCGCTTTATAAGATGACGCAATTGCAAGAAACTTTCCATGTTAACATGTTGGCATTAGTCGATGGTATTCAGCCAAAAGTTTTGACTTTGAAAATGGTGCTCGAAGAATACATTAAACATCGTGAAGAGGTGATTCGTAGACGGACACAGTATGATTTAGACAAAGCCAAAGAGAGAGCGCACATTTTGGAAGGTTTGAAAATTGCTTTAGATAATATCGATGCGGTCATCAAAATCATCCGTGGTTCCAAAGATAAGGAAGTTGCTAAGCAAAGTTTGATGGCAAAATTTAAATTATCTGAAAGACAAACAATTGCTATTTTGGAAATGCGTTTGCAGAACTTGGCGAACTTGGAAAGATTGAAGATTGATGAAGAATTAAAAGAGAAATTAAAAATCATCAAAGACTTAGAAGCGATCTTGAAATCAAAACTAAAGATTCGTGATATTATCAAAGAAGAAATTAACAAGATTAATGATAAATATGGCGATGATCGTCGCACTCAAGTAGTTTCTCACGCGATTGGTGAATTCTCTATGGAGGATTTGGTGCCGAACGAAGAAGCAATGGTGATGATGACTCGTGATGGCTACATCAAGCGGATGGACCCAGATACTTTCAAGGTTCAAGGTCGAGGTGGCAAGGGTGTCGTTGGTTTAACGACCAAAGAAGAAGACATGGTTGAATTTATGTTCACAACCATGACCCACGATGACCTCTTAATGTTCACATCGAAAGGTCGTGTCTTCCAATTGAAGGCTTACGAAATCCCAGTCGCATCGAGAATTGCCAAAGGTCAAGCGATTGTGAACTTCTTGCAATTATCTGGTGGTGAAAAAGTAACTTCAACCTTGCCATTAGATAAGATTAAGAAATCAAAATACTTATTCTTCGCAACAGAGAAAGGTTTAGTGAAGAAGGTAACCCTAGACTCATTCAATAACGTCCGTCGTTCCGGCTTGATTGCGATCAAGATCAAGGAAGATGACAAACTGATTTGGACTAAGCCAACTGGTGGCAAGGATGATATCCAACTAATCACCGCTGGCGGTCAAGCTATCCGTTTCAAGGAAGCTGATGTTCGTGATATGGGCCGTGGTGCCGCTGGCGTCTTTGGTATTAGACTGAAAGACAAGGATATCGTGGTTGGTATGGGTGTGATTAATAAAGAAAAAGAAAAGCAAAGTGATATTCAAATATTATCCATCATGGCCAACGGTTACGGCAAACGCACACCGTTAGCTGATTACAAGGTTCAAGGCAGAGGTGGTTCTGGTATTAAGACTTCTAAGGTTACCACCAAGACCGGTGAACTAGTTAATGCCTTTGTGGTGAATACAGAATTAATGAAAGATAAAGATGTAGTCATTATCTCTGAAAAAGGTCAGGTTATCAGATTGCCATTTAAATCAGTCAACCAATCCGGACGTGATACGCAAGGGGTGAGATTGATGAGGTTTAAGTCGGAAGGCGACAAAGTCGCTTGTGTGACTTGGGCGTAA
- a CDS encoding ABC transporter ATP-binding protein has product MTNQGGTQDNTSDLAGKEPLTNDELCFSLPKEERLLLPYKQIVQEDNFIINAEDKAEIIKRIGGNDNMKASPVKTVVKDDEKIRLVHIKIEDADSVQEPTVLKIKINKPPVEREVEKAVEQKVEKKIDVSAGVAQMATVDKKKTSFFKKLASKFFNAKSSDYKDDDGLPLVKRVQKVFEEGLREEYLKIGIERRKEISRNGDALVAKVLELNPENKKLSQAEYDKLADNIRVYILYWLSSFALPNKTVENAVEVKFDKIVKILKLEIIQEKNNKEAVIIPVVPEAKKVLKSDPESVILASVEKTVEQPVKKELSFREMAEVKAEEKSKIQPVISLKNIDIKYNFGKPTEYYAIKNASVDIYAGELIIFFGPSGCGKSTLVNAIAGLERPVGGTVEVMGKNILNFNYDQMADYHADTIGFVFQAYNLIESLSVEDNIIFPQMFRNVSRSQRKKKAQDLLDRFEIRRHAKKSPVMLSGGQQQRVGIARALVNDPVIILADEPMGNLDSASADIVVKIFRDLSKIENKTVILVTHNPELLSIANRIVYMKDGVIIREEVNDDVRPAEIKKEKEEEKVKDDQNIPVELRNLLKIYGGITSSQLNSMWIPLKAKMITDQILQKYTREQIEFIENVIKRRLMGIIPREEVFSLIDLPIEEGGAGLDKRSAETLADKIEMILLEVEMIKKYVDKEVSNPQESTLAEEDAVTEIRKQLLLQSEAHIIQKNIDNLEKFIRMRLENKIDKGGFVDGVSKPLALNGAGFGKSVAKKFARELELLMLIKFGEESESKPYKK; this is encoded by the coding sequence ATGACTAATCAAGGAGGAACACAAGATAACACTTCCGATTTAGCCGGAAAAGAGCCATTAACAAATGATGAGCTCTGTTTTTCGCTGCCAAAAGAAGAGCGGTTATTATTGCCATATAAGCAAATTGTGCAAGAGGATAATTTTATTATTAACGCTGAAGATAAGGCAGAGATTATAAAAAGAATTGGTGGCAATGACAACATGAAGGCTTCTCCTGTTAAGACCGTGGTAAAGGATGATGAAAAGATTAGGCTAGTTCATATTAAAATTGAAGATGCGGATTCAGTTCAGGAGCCAACAGTACTTAAAATTAAAATAAATAAACCGCCTGTTGAACGAGAAGTTGAAAAGGCGGTTGAGCAAAAAGTCGAAAAAAAGATTGATGTTTCGGCAGGTGTAGCGCAGATGGCTACAGTCGACAAGAAAAAAACCTCTTTTTTCAAGAAATTAGCAAGTAAATTTTTTAATGCTAAATCGAGTGATTATAAAGATGATGATGGTTTGCCCTTGGTCAAGAGGGTGCAAAAAGTTTTCGAGGAAGGCTTACGGGAAGAATATCTTAAAATTGGGATTGAGCGTCGAAAAGAGATTAGTCGCAACGGTGATGCCTTAGTGGCTAAAGTTTTGGAATTAAATCCAGAAAATAAAAAACTTTCTCAGGCGGAATATGACAAATTAGCAGATAATATTAGAGTTTATATTCTATATTGGTTAAGCTCTTTTGCTTTGCCAAATAAAACTGTCGAAAATGCAGTTGAGGTAAAATTTGATAAAATTGTAAAGATTTTGAAATTAGAAATAATTCAAGAAAAAAACAACAAAGAAGCCGTTATCATTCCGGTTGTCCCTGAGGCAAAAAAAGTGCTTAAGTCCGATCCAGAATCAGTTATTCTAGCTTCGGTTGAAAAGACGGTTGAGCAGCCTGTAAAAAAGGAGCTCTCATTTCGTGAAATGGCGGAGGTAAAAGCGGAAGAGAAAAGTAAAATTCAGCCGGTTATTTCCTTAAAAAATATTGATATTAAATATAATTTTGGTAAGCCGACGGAGTACTACGCAATCAAGAATGCGAGCGTCGATATTTATGCCGGTGAGTTAATTATTTTTTTTGGCCCATCTGGATGTGGTAAATCAACCTTGGTAAACGCGATTGCCGGCCTAGAAAGACCGGTTGGGGGCACGGTTGAGGTGATGGGTAAGAATATTTTAAATTTTAATTATGATCAGATGGCTGACTACCATGCCGATACAATCGGTTTCGTTTTTCAGGCATATAATTTAATTGAATCATTGTCGGTGGAGGACAACATTATTTTCCCGCAAATGTTTCGTAATGTTTCACGGTCTCAGCGTAAGAAGAAAGCGCAGGACTTGTTAGACAGATTTGAAATTAGAAGACATGCCAAAAAGTCACCGGTGATGTTGTCTGGTGGACAGCAACAAAGGGTTGGTATTGCTCGAGCCCTGGTAAACGATCCAGTGATTATTTTGGCAGATGAGCCAATGGGTAATTTGGATTCTGCTAGCGCTGATATCGTAGTGAAGATTTTCCGCGATTTAAGCAAGATAGAAAACAAAACTGTTATTTTAGTGACGCATAATCCGGAATTATTAAGTATTGCCAATCGTATTGTCTATATGAAGGATGGGGTGATTATTAGAGAAGAGGTGAATGATGATGTGCGACCGGCAGAGATTAAAAAAGAAAAAGAAGAAGAAAAGGTTAAGGATGACCAAAACATTCCTGTCGAATTGAGAAATTTATTAAAAATCTATGGTGGCATTACGTCTAGCCAGCTAAATTCAATGTGGATTCCCCTAAAGGCCAAGATGATTACGGATCAGATTTTGCAGAAATATACCAGGGAACAGATTGAATTTATTGAAAATGTTATTAAGCGTCGCTTAATGGGAATTATTCCGCGTGAAGAGGTTTTTAGTTTGATTGATTTGCCAATAGAGGAAGGAGGCGCTGGTTTGGATAAGCGTTCGGCCGAAACTTTGGCTGACAAGATTGAAATGATATTATTGGAGGTGGAGATGATTAAGAAATATGTAGACAAAGAGGTTAGTAATCCGCAGGAGAGTACATTAGCAGAGGAGGATGCCGTAACCGAAATAAGAAAACAATTATTATTACAAAGTGAAGCGCATATTATCCAGAAGAATATTGATAATTTGGAAAAGTTTATTAGGATGCGTTTGGAAAATAAAATTGATAAGGGTGGATTTGTCGACGGGGTGTCCAAGCCCTTGGCCTTGAATGGTGCTGGTTTTGGCAAGAGTGTGGCCAAAAAATTCGCCAGAGAATTGGAGTTACTAATGTTGATTAAGTTTGGCGAAGAGTCCGAATCGAAACCGTATAAGAAATAA
- a CDS encoding ABC transporter permease, producing the protein MKILDILQLSTRIFKTNKMRTILTVLGIGVGIGAILFLVSLGYGLQKVILDKIASSDSLLALDIISGTSKELKLDQPLIERMVKNPLVSEVSPLVSFNSLIDVNNFNGGAEVEFVKSSFFALSGMELEMGKFFDDKTENEIIVSTAILKLFNLSETDITKGVNDIKMTIIVPKGGNENLSSATTTEVDSRALDENKNVEGEVELKELPQKFKIVGVVKNDNSPYIFLNIANIKDFNISEFNQLKVKAKTQKDVDKLRGEIFDMGYGVSSISETIDQANKIFAIIQIILAAFGVVALIVSAIGMFNTMTISLLQRTREIGIMKSIGAKNRDVKKLFLTEAFLIGTLGGGAGLAIGFFLQGIFNLLLGLLAKTLGGVAMDIFYTPTWFILLIIGFSSIVGLLTGVWPAIRASKLNPLDALRYK; encoded by the coding sequence ATGAAAATATTAGATATCTTACAACTTTCCACTAGAATCTTTAAGACGAATAAAATGAGAACAATTTTAACCGTGCTTGGTATTGGCGTTGGTATTGGTGCGATTTTATTTTTGGTGTCCTTGGGTTATGGTCTGCAAAAAGTTATTCTGGATAAAATTGCCAGCTCTGACTCTTTGTTGGCCTTGGATATTATTTCAGGAACTTCGAAGGAGTTAAAATTAGATCAACCCTTGATTGAAAGAATGGTGAAGAATCCTTTGGTTTCAGAAGTGAGCCCCTTGGTTAGTTTTAATTCTTTAATTGATGTTAATAATTTTAACGGAGGCGCCGAGGTGGAGTTTGTCAAAAGTTCGTTCTTTGCGCTTTCGGGCATGGAGTTGGAAATGGGAAAATTCTTTGACGATAAAACTGAGAATGAGATTATTGTCTCAACGGCAATTTTGAAATTATTTAATTTATCTGAAACTGATATCACAAAAGGAGTTAATGATATTAAGATGACAATTATTGTGCCCAAGGGGGGGAATGAAAATTTATCATCGGCAACAACAACGGAGGTTGACTCTCGGGCCTTGGATGAGAATAAAAATGTTGAAGGTGAGGTGGAGCTAAAAGAGTTGCCTCAAAAATTTAAAATAGTCGGCGTGGTCAAAAATGATAATTCTCCGTATATCTTTTTGAATATCGCCAACATTAAGGATTTCAACATTTCTGAATTTAATCAATTAAAAGTGAAGGCTAAAACTCAAAAAGATGTTGACAAATTGCGTGGCGAAATTTTTGATATGGGCTACGGTGTATCTTCGATTAGCGAAACTATTGATCAGGCAAATAAGATTTTTGCGATTATCCAAATCATTTTGGCCGCTTTTGGTGTAGTTGCTTTGATTGTGTCAGCAATCGGCATGTTTAACACTATGACAATTTCACTTTTGCAGAGAACAAGAGAAATTGGAATTATGAAGTCAATTGGAGCCAAAAATCGTGATGTGAAGAAATTGTTTTTGACAGAAGCTTTTTTGATTGGAACTTTAGGTGGTGGTGCAGGGTTGGCAATTGGTTTTTTCTTGCAGGGTATTTTTAATTTACTTTTAGGCTTGTTGGCTAAAACTTTGGGTGGAGTCGCGATGGATATTTTTTATACACCGACTTGGTTTATTTTATTGATTATTGGTTTTTCTAGTATCGTTGGTCTTTTGACCGGTGTTTGGCCAGCTATTCGCGCGTCCAAGCTGAATCCGCTTGATGCTTTACGTTATAAATAA